In the genome of Methanofollis sp., the window TCCGATCATACTCATCGAGGACAGCCCGGATCTCCTCGTCAGACATCCCGCTCTCGAACACCCATTCGGGGCTCTCGGGCAGGTCGCCGACGGCCGCGGAGATCACCAGCGGGTTGTTGACGACAAGAGGGAGGAGGACCAGGAGAACGGCGAGGACGAAGAGGGAGGAGACAAGGGCGCCACCGCTCGTCTCCGCAACCGTCGAGAAGAAGAGGGCGATCAGGAAGAAAGAGAGGATCAGGAGATAGGAGAAGAGACCGAAGAGAGCGACCCTCACCACCTCGTCAGGACGGAGGACGATCCCGGAGAGGAGGAGGACAGAGACGCAGAGGAGGAGCATGACCACGACACCGACGGCGATCGCCGCCGCACCGCCGAGTGCCTTCCCCGTGATCACCTCGTCCCGGTAGACAGGGTGGGAGAGGAGAACCTTCAGGGACCGACTCTCCTTCTCCCGCGTGATCAGGTCGAAACCCATCGCAACCCCCAGGAACGCCCAGAGCGTCACCGAAGGGTAGCCGACGGCGTGGAAGAGCCACATCACCGCGGGGGCAGACGGCGCCCCCCGCCCGGAGGAGTCGCCGGCATCCCCGGAAACGGTTGTCTGCGCCGCGTTGTATTTTTCCAGTGCCGCCTGATACAGGCCGACACCCGAGACCATCCCCACCGCGGCGAGGAGGAGCATGACCGCAAAGATGCCGAGAAAACGCCTGCTCCCCATATGGTCGCGTAACTCCTTCGCGGCGATGACCCGCATGCCTTCGGTCCTCATCTGATGTCCTCCCGCAGGAAACGCACCCATGCAAGCCCGAAGAAGGCCGCCGGAAAGACTGCGAAGGCGACGATG includes:
- a CDS encoding ABC transporter permease, whose amino-acid sequence is MRTEGMRVIAAKELRDHMGSRRFLGIFAVMLLLAAVGMVSGVGLYQAALEKYNAAQTTVSGDAGDSSGRGAPSAPAVMWLFHAVGYPSVTLWAFLGVAMGFDLITREKESRSLKVLLSHPVYRDEVITGKALGGAAAIAVGVVVMLLLCVSVLLLSGIVLRPDEVVRVALFGLFSYLLILSFFLIALFFSTVAETSGGALVSSLFVLAVLLVLLPLVVNNPLVISAAVGDLPESPEWVFESGMSDEEIRAVLDEYDRKNDAYYDGRMAFTSTAMIASPSWNYLEVMAAVTIPSHMTEDLSDEEAESLGAVFGILA